In the Arachis ipaensis cultivar K30076 chromosome B04, Araip1.1, whole genome shotgun sequence genome, TAATTTTACTCACTGGAAAAGATAAATTTGgtttacactacaagaaaaatgctgagCACCGTCAGATTTAGTATTGCAGAGTAGCAGAAATTTACTGGCGCTGAAGACGTCGAATTCGTCAAGTTAAATTATTATCGGTGGATTTATATTTCTAACGGTAAATTCGCCGGTAATAattggagaaaaataaaaaaataggtgCGTAAGTTAGTATTGGATTTACCGTCGGATAAATCTGCCAGTAAACCCATTTAATGAAAATGCTGCATTCTATACTGTCAGATTTTTTCGACAGTAATTTTGCCCTAAATTCGAAGCGCGAACACTCTCTTCCTTCATTTTGAATATCTCTCCCTCTACCCTTTCTTCTCCTACTCTCTCTAACCCTTTCCNNNNNNNNNNNNNNNNNNNNNNNNNNNNNNNNNNNNNNNNNNNNNNNNNNNNNNNNNNNNNNGCCCCACCAATGCCTCCTCAATCCgtctctctcttccctttcttcttccacTCTCTCTAACCCTCTCCTTCCCGCCACTCTGTCAGTCCCGCTGCATCTCAACCCCACCACCGCATCCTCTCTAGCagcgtctctctctctctcactgctATCTAGTTCTGTCAGTTGCCACCAACAGTACTAACCACCACCAACATTCTCCCGTCCACTTCCGTTTCTGCATTTTCCAGtaaataaatttttgttttagttcTTGTTAAATTTAGGATTAATTTAGGTTTTAGTTGTTAATTAGTATTATAATTTAATTAGAaataatttttctgtttagtGAACTTACGTGGTTAAGATAGGATTAGATTAGGCTATTAGACTTTTGTGAGTTCTAATGCTATAATGATGTGATATTGTTGTTGTTGTGCTTTTGGTTCTAAATTAGAATTAAATTTAGTAAATTGGTGATTCTCAAGCTTAAATGCATATATCTCACATAGTTTAAGTTATTCTATTCAAATAGGCATATTGCTAAATATTTGTGAAGTTGGTTAAACTTACTTTTATACTGGctaattttttgttaaatatacatacatataattGTTACACATGCCacttttaattattaatcaatGACACCTAATGAAGCATTAGCCACCACAAATTATCCATTCATTCCTATCAGCCTTATCACTAACATTTCTTTACTCTCACCACCGAATTGAACTtggcaaaaaaaagaagaaagaaaggccgAGAGAGAATGTGAGCTTTTATGGAAACCATGAGTTTTTAGCTTCAATTTCTTgtgatccgtaactccaataaaaaatttaatccggtaaaagtgtttgtatcttcttcctctacatgTTGGTGTTACTTTGATCCGGTAGAAATTGACGGTGACTTAGCTCCTCTTTCTCTTGAGTTCggccaactggagttctaggaggcacataTGATTTCTGACGCTTTCTTCTGCAACAGCTCGATAAAAAAGTTTCTCCAAAGTTTTCGTTGATTTTGATTTCGTATaaaggtaggggatttatttttaaagataaacatttttaatttagaatgcctacaaaattaattgaataattgcaaatatatctatatatatatatatatattaataatagtaatgTTATTGAGTATGGATTATTGCTGTGAATGTGACTGTTTTCTGATTATTAAGAATTTCGCTGATTTGAGAATTGTTGAGAAAAAGGCTGGTGAATTGTTGAGAaatagggaacccgtaagggtggtttagaccgaattttagagaaaatgccgccaaaattttataaaatttgaggttttatttgaaaagttattttaaaagatttggttttggaaaattaaattatttaaaatatatttagttaagaaaagatttactctattttaaagtttgatttattaagaaaaatataatgttttaaacccaatcttttaaggagaaattttgttttaagtaaagatttgagctcggtttattaagaaaaggaatctctgtcacaagagagcagagaacaagaatttaaagaatatattaattaatgaagtGTCTACCACAGGAGAGTagatgtgatattgtttgggccttagtgccaaatgtaaagtggggacgcccacacactgagaactgttttccagatgtacgcttattgatttggaaagtcacactgatgcagcctagccgtacgacttataagcacactgatgcatctggaaagccataccAGCTGGGACTTGTgcctgggtaatgtcgggagcaggtaggcaaccgacacatgagctcatggcctgcgttaggaatagacatgcatcatgttgtttgcacatttgcatttgattgcgcttgcttgtcttattactttgtgattgtattgtttgtcttgttgtgacttgcttgtacattgaattgaatctcttgcttgcaCTACTTGTTTGTAAGTGTATTAAAGTGATTACAAGTTGACATTTGGCTGAGGATTAACTATGTGGCTGAGAGACAGAAAATGtgactaattttatatttaagtttttatttgagtttagagtttttttaaaaaaagaggtAATTTGTTAGCTAAAGTAAAACAAGAGTATTTTCAaagggtttgataaaaatatatttttattgagcaaagttaattatttgcattttaatccattacttttacggcattcccattccctactgagaacgtgtggtttgttctcaccccaaattttccaccctttcagtaaCACAGGTTCGGAGATTCAGTAAGAAGCTGCAGACGACTAgtagatttacttgtgattcctgttgtttttatagagttccctcgtccttgttgctttagggttttttttttttattttatgcagagggataggtattgtatttgagttttacattGAATTTAATCGTATAACatctattattattagtaattatgtggttattattatttgaagatcttttgttatgtgatttttaattactaaaatcttttttttttgaaattttcttaaaaacagaaacgcgatatcgacgtaaaggctcaatagtaaatttataataaagaaaatcaggtccgtaacgccttacttttggtacgatcatgacatgctaaaagttagggtgttacaaaaatgatagtaaattaaaaaaaaaatcaaatatgagATTATTTTAAATTACTTATGGCTGGATGACTTTTTATTTGCATACGGACAAAATTATATATGTAGTAATATATATTGCTAAATATTTATGAAGTTGGAATGTGCACTTACCTCTTTGTTTATTTGATTTCAACGGATAATATATTTCTTTAACTAAGTTTAACGTAGTTTATTTTGATTAAGCATTTTGAAAGATGTGCGAATATGTTTAACACATTTTTAATTGGTATGTTCTTTGCATACATGACGACAGATAGAAGTGTTGCGAATCAGTCTAGTGATTGTAGTCGTGGACGTGGTagagaaaggatatttttttgcTGGTATTCTTAAAAATTCTTGATCTCTTTCTCTAATTCGACTACCCCAGTAACATCATAGATTGCAAGTACATCAGAATAGCCATTCATTATGATGTATAACTCACTATAGTTTGAAAGAACTATTAATTGAAGATAACATAGGAGTAGGTATTTACACTAGCTCGTCCCATGCCAAAATCATGGAATTCAATTATTTtggagcatatatatatatatataaacttttttttttgagaCACATGTTAAAAGGATATGTAATAGTGTGTAtaaatatacaattttttttttgttcatgaAATTGACATAGAATAATTTTCAATTTGGTTGTCATTGGAAGAGTCAAGGTTATGAACAAAATAAAGGAGAAGAAGTTTTTATCCCAATTGCAGTGTCACACCTACAAGCATATATGTAAAAGatatttatgtctttaatttGGTTTTAGAAAATTATTGTATTATTTGGatggaaagattttttttttgtttattctttTCTCATATTTGGATTTAATTCGTGTGAACGAAGTTTTAAATATTATTGTATGATTAATTTCggtatataaaaaaattgttgtgtctttttttaatttgaattcatTATGATGGTTAAAGTGAAttcaatttttgaattaaataaaaaaattagttattttcaTATGCAATTTATATGTATAACTATGAAGGTGACATAATATTATGTGATTGTTATATattatgatttattattttattacttttgtGCTATATGCGCATTTAGTcttgttaaataaaaaaatcagtaGCAATTTAGATTATTATATCCATTTATTTAAAGGTTTGGTTTTGAAATAAATTGATTGAATATTATGTTGTGAAAGTAGTCTCTTTtataaaaattgatttattttaaaacattaggaatatagtaatatataatttatGTGAATATTGATCATCTCAAAGGAAGATTTATATTTGGCAGAGTTATATATACATGTAAATGATATTTATATATTTGGACAAATGGTTAAGAATAAATCAATacttattatttatgcgaacaataatcgatccaaaaaaattattatttggttaaataataaacattgaaccttgtgtttattttttatttaattatgtaacCACTAATCGGCCCAAAGGATGATTGGTGTTTAGCCAAttgatagaaaatatatgcgATAATAAATAGGTATAGTTCTCAAGTTTTCATTTGAACAATGAGTCGACCCAAAGATATGCTTATTGTTTGACAGAAATTTATTGAGAATATTTTGTAAGCCGCACTAAATAAATTTATGTATACGTAGTTTATGGGGATACGATCGGCCCAAAAGAAGTTATGTACTTGACCAAATTACATGCGCATTTGTGGTAATAAACATGTGATACTTATTTGGTTCCATGTGAATAATAAATTTGTTCAAAAATAGACTTTTTGTTTGACAAAATTTATTATCAATATTTGATTAATGGATTAAAAATACCGTTTACAAATTAATGTTGTGTTGGGTGTTTGTGATAGGCCCACTATCATATAAATTTTATTCATATAATATGTAACTTAGGTGAacatattattttgttttaaagttAAGTTTGCCAATGTATATATCTAGATGTTGTATTAAAAATTGAAGAAGTCCTTCTCCATGGATAAAGTTTCAAATAGTAAAACTGAACATTAAGATGTGAGATTGTTCAAATTGCATAAATCTTGTGATCTTAAAGTATGAGATTCCAAAAGACTTATAAATACGATGCCCGAAATAAGGGTTTTTGCTTTAAAGAAATTTTCTTAAGAAATACAAAAGCACTTTGTTAAAAGTGACAAGGTTGAAATGAATATGACATttgtcaaattaaattttaacgaggcatatataaaaatataagcgAATACATCTTATAAATATCTTttctgattttgaaattaaatgcaTTAACGTTATTAGTGTCTAAcgacatactcatgcatttaagTTATTTCTTTAAAGCATAATTATGTTAATTTAACGTTAGTTATCAAGTTGTAATTGTCAATAGATCCTCACTATGTGCAATAAAAAAAAAggtcaaaataaaaaaagtaataaGGGTAAAAGAATTGCATATGGCATATTTTGCAagaaataacataaataaataaagaattcAGTTATTTCTTTTGTAAGTACTCAAAATATTAGAAAAGAGATTATGTAAATATCACGTTTAATGTATAAAGATGAATATATCTCtaatttattttgattgaaaaatttatttAGTTTCAATGCTAAGACATATTTGGTGAGTAGATTTTGACTCTTCTCACTACAAGGATTTTAATATTTAGTGGAGGTTTTCTAGTGGAAATTTTTAAAACCTACACAAAATATTTCATTTGTGACAAATTATAAAACTCCCCTACATAATTATAAAAAATCCCCCCAGGCCCCACTGTTacagataattaaaatttctaAACCCCCCTCCAAACAAACCCTAAAGCTATCACCCGTTGCTGTGTGAGAGAGAAGATCTCGTCAAATCCAAAATGATTATCAAGCTTCAACCCTAAAGCTCACAGCTATCGCCGCCTCCATCGCCACCGCTATCACCACCACTATATCCATTCGTGTCCTTGCCGCCACCGCATGCTTCGATAATCTCTTTTTGCGTTGTCTCCTCCGTCGATGCATCATCTCCTTTGGTCGCGACACGGTAACTTTTGAGATTTTCCTCTCTGTCTCTGTctttctctgtctctctctcttttcGTTCTTCGTGGAATCTTTCCGATTGTGGTTTGATGTATTACTTCTCTgattttggatttggattttgtTACTTTTGCGATTATtcagtgattttttttttttttgtgactgattATTCAGTGAATTTGATGGCGACACAATTAGTCTAGATATTTTTGCTTACTGATTTTGCGAGAAAATTTTTGTTTCTATCTAACTATTCAAGGAATCAGTGATTTTCGGCAATATTTGAAGTATGATTTCTATACATATGCGTGACACTCTTTTTTTAATATGATATCCTTTATTTTATGCTAACGTATAATTTCTTGGATGTTGTCCTTGTTAACTCAGAGAAAGTGTTCGATGATATCCTCATAAAAGTTCAAGGTTCTTTTTTAGTTTTCCTTTCATTTTCTATGGATAGATTTGTTTTCTCTGATTTATGCTATTGGAGATTTATTACTCTCTCCATTTGAttttgtaaataactaaatatattttcacctttgttaatttaattttgttgATGCAATTTCATTATAGAATGATAATATAAAGCTGATTGATTGTTTCCTTTTCTGCTAAAAATCTGTTAAAAGATATTTAGTTTGATTGTGTTAGATGGAAGAGCCTGTCGTAGTTAACAAAGGCAAGGAGCCGCTGGATTTGCCACCAGGTTTCGGATTCCACCCAACAGATGAAGAAATCATCACTTATTACCTCACCGAGAAGGTCATGAACAGCAGCTTCAGTGCAACTGCCATAGGTGAAGCCGATTTGAACAAATCCGAACCCTGGGATTTACCAAGTAAGAAGTAGTAATATTATGTCCGTACATGAGCAGTTAGTTAGTTATGACTTATGAGTTATACCgattattttgattattatttggTGTGCAGAGAAAGCAAAGATGGGAGAGAAGGAGTGGTACTTCTTTTGTCAGAAAGGTGACATCACAGATTGAAAAACAAGCTGTGAAGTAATGcagaaaattaagaacaaagttgGTTACTTgtttagagaaaaaaaataaaaatgagcttaatgaaaacCAGTATTATTTCTTCACACTAATGACCAATacaattgttatatata is a window encoding:
- the LOC107639226 gene encoding NAC domain-containing protein 92, coding for MEEPVVVNKGKEPLDLPPGFGFHPTDEEIITYYLTEKVMNSSFSATAIGEADLNKSEPWDLPKKAKMGEKEWYFFCQKGCRIVRKNLRYCSGLEWSSSCVRLSLQLSENLGND